The following proteins are encoded in a genomic region of Fimbriiglobus ruber:
- a CDS encoding beta strand repeat-containing protein, translating to MPHAWWCRLIGPRHGANYRPGQSTFRRRGNGLGLDELEPRQTPVVSLSVGDASFNLATGSTGITVTRSGDTAPQVAVNYSVSDVTAVAGTNYQASPATGKLTFAPGVTTQTIPLAILPNNFAEASRTFSVDLTSVAGVLGTPATLSSQQTFATGSKPVSVVVADVNGDGKPDLIVANYDSGTVSVLLNTTAAGATTPSFAPQQTFAVGSGPHSVVVADVNGDGKPDLIVANYASDTVSVLLNTTTTGATTPSFAAQQTFAVGSLPEAVTVADVNGDGKPDLAVVNFASNNVSVLLNTTTAGATTASFAPQQTFAVGSLPEAVAVADVNGDGKPDLAVANYTSGTVSVLLNTTTTGAATASFATQQTFSVGSGPRSVAAADVNGDGQPDLVVANYGSNTASVLLNSTITGATTASFATQQTFATGTKPDSVAVADVNQDGQPDLVVANHDSNTVSVLQSTTTAGATTASFDTQQTFTTGSGPFSVVAADVNGDGQPDLVIANHDSNTVSVLVGEQVTLGAAGTVTIDSAPVVTSIAPAGANPTAATNVAFSVTFSEPISGLTASNFSLSGTATSGASVGTPTTTDGGQIWSVPVTTGPEGTLELDLSNPAGISDAVGNKLYDSTSDNGSAFTAVKGSAYTIDRTGPTVTIGPPSAPVVDGGPLTFAITYADPDFATSTLTAANVTLNATGTATGTVSVTGSGTAWSVTISGIIGDGTLGISLAAGTATDTAGNAALAAGPSGTAVVDNTPPTVSGITTLDPGESPGTDSFTVTFDEPVTGLTAADFSLAGSLASTSSVAAVNPTGTAASVSWVIGLAVGPGGGTIALVMSSGVGVGDDAGNAPVGLPVTGPTLTYPTSVSPPPPGSPPVSPPGSPPPVSPPPVSPPGSPPVSPPPVSPPGSPPVSPPPVSPPGSPPASPPASPPGSPPVSPPGSPPASPPPSSTPSVSLVGANQVAVGPGNGGGGQVIVYNANGTQAYTVFPFGDSFTAGVRVAVADFNGDGVPDLVAATGPGVTNQVVVLDGNTHQVLASFSPFESTFTGGLFVTVGDVNKDGVPDLVITPDQSGGPVVAIYDGASLGQKQVVQLARFFGIADPNFRGGARAAVGDINGDGVGDVIVSAGFGGGPRIAIYDGTTLDQATPKELVPDFFAFDSSLRNGAFVTAGDFTGKGYADLVFGAGPGGGPRVRVIDSAQLLAAGNFGTLDSPTVSDAGIADFFAGDTSNRGGVPVAIANLDGDARADLVTGAGAGAGSTVTSYSGISLAGGGTPATLFAVDAIPGFNGGVFVG from the coding sequence ATGCCGCACGCTTGGTGGTGTCGTCTGATCGGCCCGCGTCACGGGGCAAACTACCGCCCTGGCCAGTCTACTTTCCGGCGGCGGGGGAATGGGCTCGGTCTCGACGAACTGGAACCACGGCAAACGCCGGTCGTATCGCTGTCCGTTGGCGACGCGTCGTTCAACCTGGCGACCGGGAGCACGGGGATCACGGTGACCCGGTCCGGCGACACCGCCCCCCAGGTGGCGGTGAACTACAGCGTCTCGGACGTCACCGCGGTCGCCGGGACGAACTACCAGGCGAGCCCGGCCACCGGGAAACTGACCTTCGCGCCGGGAGTGACCACCCAAACGATCCCCCTGGCGATCCTGCCGAACAACTTCGCGGAGGCGAGCCGGACGTTCTCCGTCGATCTAACGAGCGTCGCGGGCGTATTGGGTACGCCCGCGACGCTCAGCTCCCAGCAGACGTTCGCCACCGGAAGTAAGCCGGTTTCGGTGGTGGTGGCGGACGTGAACGGGGACGGGAAGCCCGACCTCATCGTCGCCAACTATGACTCGGGCACCGTGTCGGTCCTGTTGAACACAACGGCCGCGGGTGCGACGACCCCGTCGTTCGCCCCCCAGCAGACGTTTGCCGTCGGCAGTGGGCCGCACTCGGTGGTGGTGGCGGACGTGAACGGGGATGGGAAGCCCGACCTCATCGTCGCCAACTACGCCTCGGACACCGTGTCGGTCCTGTTGAACACGACGACCACCGGGGCAACGACCCCATCGTTCGCCGCCCAGCAAACGTTCGCCGTCGGCAGCTTGCCGGAGGCGGTGACGGTGGCGGACGTGAACGGGGACGGGAAGCCCGACCTCGCCGTCGTCAACTTTGCCTCAAACAACGTGTCGGTCCTGTTGAACACGACGACCGCGGGGGCGACGACCGCGTCGTTCGCGCCCCAGCAAACGTTCGCCGTCGGCAGCTTGCCGGAGGCAGTGGCGGTTGCGGACGTGAACGGGGACGGGAAGCCCGACCTCGCCGTCGCCAACTACACCTCGGGCACCGTGTCGGTGTTGTTGAATACCACAACCACCGGAGCGGCGACCGCGTCGTTCGCCACTCAGCAAACGTTCTCGGTCGGCAGCGGCCCGCGCTCGGTGGCGGCAGCGGATGTGAACGGGGACGGGCAACCCGACCTCGTCGTCGCCAATTATGGCTCGAACACCGCGTCGGTGTTGTTGAATTCGACGATCACTGGGGCGACGACCGCGTCGTTCGCCACCCAGCAGACGTTCGCTACGGGCACCAAGCCGGATTCGGTGGCGGTGGCGGACGTGAACCAGGACGGGCAACCCGACCTCGTCGTTGCCAATCACGACTCAAACACCGTGTCTGTGTTGCAGAGCACGACGACCGCGGGGGCGACGACCGCGTCGTTCGACACCCAGCAGACGTTTACCACCGGCAGCGGGCCGTTCTCGGTCGTGGCGGCGGACGTGAATGGGGACGGGCAACCCGACCTGGTCATCGCCAACCACGATTCGAACACCGTGTCGGTGCTGGTGGGAGAACAGGTGACCCTCGGCGCCGCCGGCACCGTCACCATCGACAGCGCCCCGGTGGTCACGTCGATCGCCCCGGCCGGCGCCAACCCGACCGCCGCCACAAACGTCGCGTTTAGCGTGACATTCAGCGAACCGATTAGCGGGCTTACGGCGTCAAACTTCTCGCTCAGTGGCACCGCTACCAGCGGGGCGTCGGTGGGTACGCCGACGACGACCGACGGCGGGCAGATCTGGTCGGTGCCGGTCACCACCGGACCCGAAGGGACGCTCGAACTCGACCTGTCCAACCCGGCCGGCATCTCCGACGCGGTGGGCAACAAGCTTTACGACTCGACCAGCGACAACGGGTCGGCGTTCACGGCGGTGAAAGGATCAGCGTACACGATCGACCGCACCGGGCCGACGGTGACCATCGGCCCGCCGTCGGCCCCGGTCGTGGACGGCGGCCCGCTGACGTTCGCGATCACTTACGCCGACCCGGACTTCGCTACGAGCACCCTGACGGCCGCCAACGTGACGCTGAACGCGACCGGGACGGCCACCGGGACGGTGAGCGTCACGGGGTCCGGGACGGCCTGGTCGGTGACCATCTCCGGAATCATCGGGGACGGCACCCTGGGCATCTCGCTCGCCGCGGGAACGGCCACCGACACGGCCGGGAACGCGGCCCTGGCCGCCGGCCCGAGCGGGACGGCGGTCGTCGACAACACGCCCCCAACGGTTTCTGGCATCACCACCCTCGATCCCGGCGAGAGCCCCGGCACCGACTCGTTTACGGTCACCTTCGACGAACCGGTGACCGGCCTGACCGCCGCCGACTTCAGCCTCGCGGGGAGCCTGGCTTCGACGTCCTCGGTGGCCGCGGTCAACCCCACGGGTACGGCGGCGTCGGTCTCGTGGGTCATCGGTCTGGCGGTCGGCCCCGGGGGCGGGACCATTGCCCTGGTTATGTCGAGCGGGGTGGGGGTGGGCGATGACGCCGGTAACGCACCTGTCGGCCTACCAGTAACCGGCCCGACCTTGACGTACCCAACATCTGTCTCGCCGCCCCCGCCGGGTTCGCCGCCTGTATCCCCGCCGGGTTCGCCGCCCCCGGTGTCGCCACCGCCGGTTTCTCCACCGGGTTCGCCGCCGGTGTCGCCACCGCCGGTTTCTCCACCGGGTTCGCCGCCGGTGTCGCCACCGCCGGTTTCTCCGCCGGGTTCGCCGCCGGCATCTCCCCCAGCGTCCCCACCGGGCTCGCCGCCTGTATCTCCACCGGGCTCGCCCCCGGCATCGCCGCCACCATCGAGTACCCCCTCGGTATCTCTCGTCGGTGCTAATCAGGTGGCGGTCGGGCCCGGCAACGGGGGAGGCGGGCAGGTCATCGTGTATAACGCGAACGGGACACAGGCCTATACCGTCTTCCCGTTCGGAGATTCCTTCACCGCTGGCGTGCGGGTGGCGGTTGCCGACTTCAACGGCGACGGCGTCCCCGATCTCGTCGCCGCGACCGGGCCGGGTGTGACCAACCAGGTCGTGGTTTTGGACGGGAATACCCACCAAGTGCTCGCGTCGTTTTCCCCGTTCGAATCGACGTTCACCGGCGGGCTGTTCGTCACGGTCGGCGACGTGAACAAGGATGGCGTACCCGACCTCGTCATCACCCCGGACCAGTCCGGCGGACCGGTCGTGGCGATCTACGACGGCGCCTCGCTCGGGCAGAAACAGGTGGTCCAACTGGCCCGCTTTTTCGGCATCGCCGACCCGAACTTCCGCGGCGGTGCCCGGGCGGCCGTCGGTGATATTAACGGGGACGGCGTCGGAGACGTGATCGTGTCCGCCGGGTTCGGCGGGGGACCGCGGATCGCCATTTACGACGGGACCACGCTGGACCAAGCCACGCCCAAGGAGTTGGTGCCGGATTTCTTCGCTTTCGACTCTTCGCTGCGGAACGGGGCGTTCGTCACCGCGGGGGACTTCACGGGGAAGGGGTACGCGGACCTAGTATTTGGGGCCGGGCCGGGCGGCGGGCCACGGGTTCGGGTGATCGACAGCGCGCAACTGCTGGCCGCCGGGAACTTCGGCACCCTTGACAGCCCCACGGTGTCGGATGCCGGGATTGCCGATTTCTTCGCCGGAGACACGAGCAATCGTGGCGGGGTACCGGTCGCGATCGCGAACCTGGATGGAGACGCGAGAGCCGATCTGGTCACCGGGGCCGGGGCCGGGGCCGGCAGCACGGTGACCAGTTATTCCGGAATATCCCTGGCCGGTGGTGGAACGCCGGCCACGTTATTCGCAGTCGATGCCATTCCCGGCTTCAACGGAGGAGTGTTCGTCGGTTGA
- the cpaB gene encoding Flp pilus assembly protein CpaB, whose amino-acid sequence MRASTVFILALALLAGLAAAAGARYVGLFTRKDAPPPPEKPPALKVLVLKINLYEDIALAAEQVAVEELPFEEHEAYSRMLGANWRDKLMPPDPRAAHLRVAKQTVRAGQVLLKEYFMDPALPDSLSARLEPNTRAVNVTVPKDKAAGGSIRLGEFVDVLLTSRIGSGNQEELRTACIARACKVVMKRNNPWTVMMSDPDDKPVHFTLQANAYRAALIEFAQTHGQLSLLPVQAPARAGGTYSDPASKEYATEDQRIDGITRGDLAIGDRDLARIFHLTAPETAAPPPPPVVTRHLIGVREAGQTAFQNATPAAAPPTQSESPSEGSSGLFGVPATPPAPMPGPNPPPSSGTAAAPRPSAQGDLTFRMPSATGTKDCPTCDENKKRAAAAAAKSQ is encoded by the coding sequence ATGAGAGCCAGCACCGTCTTTATCCTTGCGCTGGCGTTACTCGCCGGCCTCGCTGCGGCCGCCGGCGCAAGGTACGTCGGCCTGTTCACGAGGAAAGACGCCCCGCCGCCGCCCGAGAAACCGCCGGCCTTAAAAGTTCTGGTTCTGAAGATCAACCTTTACGAAGACATTGCCTTGGCGGCCGAACAGGTTGCCGTCGAAGAACTCCCGTTCGAGGAACACGAGGCTTACAGTCGGATGCTGGGGGCCAATTGGCGAGATAAGTTAATGCCGCCGGACCCCCGGGCCGCCCACTTGCGCGTCGCCAAACAGACCGTCCGGGCCGGGCAAGTTCTGCTCAAGGAATACTTCATGGACCCGGCCCTTCCGGACTCGCTGAGCGCCCGGCTCGAGCCGAATACCCGAGCGGTCAACGTCACCGTCCCGAAAGACAAGGCGGCCGGCGGGTCAATCCGACTCGGCGAGTTCGTCGACGTGTTGCTCACGTCCCGGATCGGGTCCGGCAATCAGGAGGAACTGCGGACCGCCTGCATCGCGCGCGCTTGCAAGGTGGTGATGAAGAGAAATAACCCCTGGACGGTTATGATGAGCGACCCGGACGACAAGCCAGTCCACTTCACCCTTCAGGCCAACGCTTACAGGGCCGCGCTAATCGAGTTCGCCCAGACCCACGGCCAGCTCAGCCTGCTTCCGGTCCAGGCTCCGGCCCGTGCCGGCGGGACGTATTCCGACCCGGCGAGCAAGGAGTACGCGACCGAGGACCAGCGGATCGACGGGATCACCCGCGGCGACCTGGCGATCGGCGACCGCGACCTGGCCCGAATCTTTCACCTCACCGCGCCCGAAACGGCCGCCCCGCCCCCACCGCCGGTCGTGACCCGCCACCTGATTGGCGTCCGGGAGGCGGGCCAGACCGCTTTCCAGAACGCGACCCCGGCCGCCGCGCCGCCGACACAGTCCGAGAGCCCGTCGGAAGGCTCGTCCGGATTGTTCGGGGTGCCGGCGACCCCGCCCGCCCCGATGCCGGGCCCCAACCCCCCGCCCTCATCCGGCACCGCGGCCGCGCCGCGCCCGTCCGCCCAGGGAGACCTCACCTTCCGAATGCCGAGCGCGACCGGGACGAAGGACTGTCCGACATGCGACGAGAACAAGAAGCGTGCGGCGGCCGCAGCCGCAAAGTCTCAGTAA
- a CDS encoding TadE/TadG family type IV pilus assembly protein, which produces MPSLIPQLPRRTRRRGAVSIETLLSLALMLAVVLGIIGVADLIITEQVLAEASARGARSAALGGTQDQIESAVRRVLGPVRAEGVQIFVGPVAGAPSPDQPVPPGGLIEVRVEVGARQATMTPFAPVGAQEKLVARSVMQRE; this is translated from the coding sequence TTGCCCAGCCTCATTCCCCAATTGCCCCGGCGAACCCGACGGCGCGGCGCGGTGTCGATCGAGACACTCCTCAGCCTCGCGCTGATGCTGGCGGTCGTGCTTGGCATTATTGGGGTCGCCGATTTGATCATCACGGAGCAGGTTCTCGCCGAAGCGAGCGCGCGGGGGGCACGGTCGGCCGCGCTCGGCGGGACACAGGACCAAATCGAGTCGGCGGTCCGACGCGTCCTCGGCCCGGTCCGAGCGGAGGGGGTCCAAATTTTTGTCGGGCCGGTCGCCGGCGCACCGTCCCCCGACCAGCCCGTTCCCCCGGGCGGGTTGATCGAGGTCCGGGTCGAGGTCGGCGCCCGCCAGGCCACGATGACCCCGTTTGCCCCGGTCGGGGCCCAAGAGAAACTCGTTGCCCGATCCGTCATGCAAAGGGAGTAG
- a CDS encoding type II and III secretion system protein family protein, which yields MLLLLVVGLTAARGGTNSDRLLQATSPLASPPPGRLAPVPRQERGSTTPPADPPAYLPPTPAAPGPRPDGGNPTVPADPPAGLPIPVAPGPRPDGGTTTPPADPPAGFLLAPRQIPTGRDRIRLPRMGTELGGTPIPTPGDLEEQNLFVDRIVDPRLTLDLIEGRSRLIMLKAIPTQTQIADDTVASFRLLQPNGTQLTIIGRKPGLTVLNLWFADPKNKGKERILSYMVRVLPDPEAKERAESVYKALEIEINRAFPNSRVRLSLVGDKLMVSGQAHDIQEATQILQIARANAPGGGGTGTGTAGDGTRPPGGPAGRVPLSSLTPTTNPLDPLRPDPTPGLEDYQTAGGPMVINHLRVPGEQQVMIQVVVAEVNRAAARSIGLDFSIFNKAGTMVFGQLTGGLTSAASATAANTQNAGTGGIANLPANLSNGQVSLAINALRTLNYARSLAQPNLTAMNGQTATFLAGGQFPVPVIGGFGATANGAGLQGVQFVPYGVQLSFTPIVTDRDRIRLSLGATVSTRDNSGAATVGGTNVPALNTRTFSTTVEFRPGQTLAVAGLIQMNLGATANRVPLVGDLPIIGRAASFQQITAGEQELVVLITPVLVHPMDPYEVPPALPGSDITEPGDIEFYLLGRLEGRRTYDYRSTVRTDIHRMLRYRRCEEAYIVGPTGHSEPPAASPPYPGTGKR from the coding sequence TTGTTGTTGTTGCTCGTCGTGGGTCTCACCGCCGCCCGCGGGGGAACGAATTCCGATCGGTTGCTTCAAGCGACTTCTCCACTGGCGAGCCCGCCGCCGGGCCGCCTCGCGCCCGTACCGCGCCAGGAACGCGGCAGTACAACCCCGCCAGCCGATCCGCCGGCTTATCTGCCACCGACACCGGCCGCACCGGGTCCGCGCCCGGACGGTGGTAATCCGACCGTGCCGGCCGACCCACCAGCGGGCCTGCCGATTCCTGTCGCACCGGGCCCGCGCCCGGACGGCGGCACCACGACCCCGCCAGCCGATCCGCCCGCGGGATTTTTGCTGGCGCCCAGGCAGATTCCGACCGGACGCGACCGCATTCGCTTGCCCCGGATGGGCACCGAACTCGGCGGGACGCCGATCCCGACCCCGGGCGACCTCGAAGAGCAAAATCTGTTCGTGGACCGCATCGTTGATCCTCGGCTGACCCTCGACCTGATCGAGGGGCGGAGTCGGTTGATCATGCTCAAGGCGATCCCGACCCAGACCCAAATTGCCGACGACACCGTCGCCTCGTTCCGGCTCCTACAACCGAACGGGACGCAGTTGACGATCATTGGCAGAAAGCCGGGCTTGACGGTCCTGAACCTGTGGTTCGCGGACCCAAAAAATAAAGGGAAAGAACGGATTCTCAGCTACATGGTCCGCGTCCTGCCCGACCCGGAGGCGAAGGAACGGGCCGAGAGCGTCTATAAAGCGCTGGAAATCGAAATTAATCGGGCGTTCCCCAACAGCCGCGTCCGCCTCAGCCTGGTCGGCGACAAGCTGATGGTCTCGGGGCAGGCCCACGACATTCAGGAGGCGACGCAGATTCTGCAGATCGCCCGGGCAAACGCGCCCGGCGGGGGCGGCACCGGCACAGGTACCGCCGGGGACGGCACGCGGCCCCCGGGCGGGCCCGCCGGCCGGGTGCCCCTATCTTCGCTCACCCCGACCACGAACCCACTCGACCCACTCCGACCGGACCCGACGCCCGGCCTGGAAGACTACCAGACGGCCGGCGGCCCCATGGTCATCAATCACCTGCGGGTTCCCGGCGAACAGCAGGTCATGATCCAGGTCGTGGTGGCCGAGGTCAACCGGGCGGCGGCCCGCAGCATCGGGCTGGACTTCAGCATCTTCAACAAGGCGGGCACCATGGTGTTCGGCCAGCTGACCGGCGGCCTGACCAGCGCGGCAAGCGCGACCGCCGCGAACACCCAGAACGCCGGAACGGGGGGAATCGCCAACCTCCCCGCAAACCTGAGCAACGGGCAAGTCTCGCTCGCCATCAACGCCCTGCGGACCCTCAACTACGCCCGGTCCCTGGCCCAACCCAACCTGACGGCCATGAACGGCCAGACGGCCACGTTCCTCGCTGGGGGGCAGTTCCCGGTCCCGGTCATCGGCGGGTTCGGGGCAACGGCAAACGGAGCCGGACTCCAGGGTGTGCAGTTCGTCCCCTACGGGGTTCAGTTGTCGTTCACACCGATCGTGACCGACCGGGACCGCATCCGGCTGTCCCTGGGAGCAACGGTGAGTACGAGAGACAACTCGGGGGCGGCGACCGTGGGGGGGACCAACGTCCCTGCCCTGAACACCCGAACGTTCTCCACGACGGTCGAATTCCGCCCCGGGCAGACGCTCGCCGTCGCCGGGTTGATCCAGATGAACCTCGGGGCGACCGCGAACCGGGTGCCGCTCGTGGGCGACTTGCCGATCATCGGCCGGGCCGCGTCGTTCCAGCAGATCACCGCCGGGGAACAAGAGCTGGTCGTCCTGATCACCCCGGTGCTGGTCCACCCGATGGACCCGTACGAGGTGCCGCCGGCGTTGCCGGGGTCAGACATCACGGAGCCCGGCGACATCGAGTTCTACCTGCTCGGCCGGCTCGAAGGCCGGCGGACGTACGACTACCGCAGCACCGTCCGGACCGACATCCACCGGATGCTCCGGTACCGGCGGTGCGAAGAGGCGTACATCGTCGGCCCGACCGGCCACTCGGAGCCCCCGGCGGCGAGTCCCCCCTATCCTGGAACCGGTAAGCGATGA
- a CDS encoding tetratricopeptide repeat protein encodes MNTWFKPAVSGVTFAFLVALAGCKYQLLPKEATGDVKSAQLAGPEAPGEPPAVELPAADSARLCLTTAQEFERNEQIEEATRLYAKARSLDPTLARQAGRRLAVLYDVAGDFSKADAEYQALLKADPKDAEVHNDFGYSHYCRGDWAAAEAHLSRAVQLDPTKKRASINLGLARAQQGKIEESFQAFSAAVRPADAHCNIAFVLAAQGKTELAKDQYRQALTLDPSLRQAKSALVKLDGTRDGSPGEAVAAQPPVKHDPAATAATVPTVEQLDARMSGRPGQTATGAP; translated from the coding sequence ATGAACACATGGTTTAAACCGGCGGTCTCCGGCGTGACATTCGCTTTCCTAGTGGCGCTGGCCGGGTGCAAATACCAGCTCCTGCCGAAGGAAGCGACCGGGGATGTGAAGTCGGCCCAGTTGGCCGGACCCGAGGCGCCCGGGGAACCCCCGGCAGTCGAGCTGCCGGCCGCGGATTCCGCCCGCCTCTGTCTCACGACCGCCCAGGAGTTCGAGCGGAACGAGCAAATCGAGGAGGCCACCCGGCTGTACGCCAAGGCCCGGTCCCTTGACCCGACCTTGGCCCGTCAGGCCGGCCGGCGGCTCGCGGTCTTGTACGATGTCGCCGGCGACTTCAGCAAGGCGGACGCCGAGTATCAGGCGTTGCTCAAAGCCGACCCGAAGGACGCGGAGGTCCACAACGATTTCGGGTACAGTCACTACTGCCGCGGCGACTGGGCGGCGGCGGAGGCGCACCTGTCTCGGGCCGTCCAGCTCGACCCGACGAAAAAGCGCGCGAGCATTAATCTGGGGTTGGCCCGAGCCCAACAGGGGAAAATCGAGGAGAGCTTCCAGGCGTTCAGCGCGGCGGTCCGCCCGGCGGACGCCCACTGCAACATTGCTTTCGTGTTGGCAGCCCAGGGGAAGACCGAACTGGCGAAAGACCAATACCGACAGGCGCTGACCCTCGACCCGTCTCTACGGCAGGCAAAGTCTGCACTTGTGAAACTCGACGGTACTCGCGACGGCTCACCCGGCGAAGCCGTGGCGGCACAACCACCGGTGAAGCACGACCCCGCGGCGACAGCCGCCACGGTTCCGACCGTCGAGCAGCTGGATGCCCGGATGTCCGGGCGCCCGGGTCAAACCGCGACCGGTGCGCCGTGA
- a CDS encoding exosortase/archaeosortase family protein, whose protein sequence is MFTAPMSNQPAAPVIAAGWWGGVVVASGLILALFADSLSNLVRLWNSDPGYSHGYLVLPVSLALASSTFRRSGPPGRGELLVGLAGIVFGVACQLTATVFRWPPLSFVAMVAVVRGVLVCAGGQAWAAAFTFPLLFLFFMFPLPATWTGYAALWLQDIVTRLAETAIELFAVCHRVGYTIHIAGVDTPLVVAEGCSGLGQVVAFVAFATLLGELTRRPGWYCFILVLAAVPVAVVANTLRVVAIALAVKSFGAGWLDGALHDAPATFSYPAGIAIFLLVDRVLSAVVARPAEATTVANPPPTTPEPEGVGRTIAARRPVAVAAVVLAVAVVTQVALAEHVREARDLSFPSQSGSLDHLPLVVADPDSGRPAWSGTDLPSARDAVRSQLPFQADDLLVRGYRHVSGAEAQLYVVHSRTGQDRKHHPEICVRDVGGVPEDLGFRDQVPLSADRAGRAQRFLFRPASGRPTVVYYWHYTGTPVPDPSRTFLQTLHLRLGTAAPSVTVQLSVGTDEKAVLDSVARVLLPALDLAARRDVLPPGAETGCDRIPIGLAR, encoded by the coding sequence ATGTTTACCGCCCCGATGTCAAACCAACCGGCTGCCCCGGTGATCGCCGCCGGTTGGTGGGGTGGGGTGGTAGTGGCCTCCGGGCTCATCCTCGCCTTATTCGCCGATAGTCTGTCAAATCTCGTCCGCCTCTGGAATAGTGACCCGGGCTACTCCCACGGCTACCTCGTGTTGCCGGTCAGTCTCGCGCTGGCTTCTTCCACCTTCCGGCGGTCCGGGCCGCCGGGCCGGGGCGAACTCCTTGTCGGACTGGCCGGCATCGTCTTCGGCGTCGCCTGCCAGTTGACCGCGACCGTTTTCCGCTGGCCGCCGTTGAGTTTCGTGGCGATGGTCGCAGTTGTCCGCGGTGTCCTCGTCTGTGCCGGCGGGCAGGCCTGGGCCGCCGCGTTTACCTTCCCTCTTCTGTTTTTGTTCTTCATGTTCCCCCTGCCGGCCACCTGGACCGGGTACGCGGCTCTTTGGCTGCAAGACATCGTCACCCGGCTCGCCGAGACGGCGATCGAACTGTTCGCGGTCTGCCACCGGGTCGGGTACACCATCCACATCGCCGGCGTGGATACTCCCCTGGTCGTCGCCGAGGGGTGTAGCGGGCTCGGGCAGGTCGTCGCATTCGTCGCGTTCGCCACGCTCCTCGGCGAATTGACTCGTCGACCCGGCTGGTATTGCTTCATTCTCGTACTCGCCGCCGTCCCAGTGGCGGTCGTCGCGAACACCTTACGCGTCGTCGCGATCGCCCTGGCCGTCAAGTCGTTCGGGGCGGGTTGGCTGGACGGGGCACTCCACGACGCCCCGGCGACGTTCAGTTATCCGGCCGGCATTGCGATTTTTCTTCTGGTCGATCGCGTCTTGTCAGCAGTCGTCGCTCGGCCGGCGGAGGCCACGACCGTCGCGAATCCGCCCCCAACTACACCAGAACCCGAGGGTGTTGGTCGAACCATAGCGGCCCGCCGACCGGTGGCCGTCGCGGCCGTGGTACTGGCAGTCGCGGTCGTCACTCAGGTCGCGCTCGCCGAACACGTGCGGGAGGCCAGGGACTTAAGCTTCCCGTCGCAATCCGGATCACTGGATCACCTTCCACTGGTAGTAGCCGATCCGGATTCCGGCCGGCCGGCCTGGTCGGGGACGGACTTGCCCAGCGCCCGGGACGCGGTCCGGTCCCAACTCCCGTTCCAGGCGGACGATCTGCTCGTCCGCGGTTACCGCCACGTCAGCGGGGCCGAGGCCCAGCTGTACGTGGTCCACTCGCGCACCGGACAGGACCGCAAACACCACCCGGAAATCTGTGTCCGGGACGTAGGCGGTGTGCCCGAGGATCTCGGATTCCGCGACCAGGTGCCGCTTTCCGCGGATCGCGCCGGCCGCGCCCAGCGGTTTCTTTTTCGGCCCGCGTCTGGCCGGCCGACCGTCGTGTACTATTGGCACTACACCGGCACGCCGGTCCCGGATCCGTCCCGGACCTTCCTGCAAACCCTCCACCTGCGGCTCGGCACCGCCGCCCCGAGTGTGACGGTGCAACTATCCGTCGGCACCGACGAGAAAGCCGTCCTCGATTCGGTCGCGAGGGTCCTGTTGCCCGCACTCGACCTGGCGGCCCGGCGGGATGTCCTCCCGCCGGGGGCGGAGACCGGCTGCGACCGCATCCCGATCGGGCTCGCCCGGTAA